The Candidatus Polarisedimenticolia bacterium nucleotide sequence TCGCCAGCTCCGGCGTCACCACCACGGGCGCGACGATCACCTGGACGACGAACGAGGCTTCCACGACCCAGGTCGCGTATCGCGTCCAGGGCGGCGGAAGCTTCACTTCGACCACCGTAAACTCGAGCCTGGTGACGTCGCACAGCGTGACCTTGTCGGGCCTGACCGGCGGCACCATCTACGAGTACCACGTCGTCAGCACCGACGCCGCCGGCAACACCGGCACCTCGACGCCCGATCAGACCTTCACCACCCGGACGTTCGACTACATCACGTTGGAGGCGGAATCGGGGACGATCACGGCGCCGATGATCTCCAAGAACGACTTCGATACGCCGCTGGCCTTCAACGGCAACTACATCTGGACCCCTGCGGGCACCGGCACCAACACCAACGGCAGCCCCACCGGCAAGGCGACCTACAACGTGACGGTGGCGAACTCCGGGTCCTACACCTTGTGGGTGCGCATGTACGCCGCCACCGCCAACAACGACAGCTTCTGGCAGAGCATCGACGCCAGCAGCAAGACGGCGCTGACCGCCGGCAACCTCGGTGTCTGGGTCTGGACGCGCGGCGCCTCGTACACGCTGACCGCGGGCAACCACAGCCTGGTGCTCGGCCACCGCGACGAGCAGACGCGCGCCGACCGCATCATTCTGACCGACGATGCCGCTTTCACGCCGACCGCGACGCCCATCGACAGCACCCCCGCAGTCATCTCCGCGGTCGCGTCGGGAAGCCTCACGACCACGGGCGCGACGATCACCTGGACCACGAACGAGCCGGCCGACAGCCAGGTCGAGTTCGGGACCAGCGTCTCGTACGGCTCGAGCACCACGTTGAACCCGAGCCTGCTCCTGAGCCACAGCGTCGTGCTGACCGGCTTGAACTCGGCCACGACCTACCACTACCGCGTCATCAGCGTGGACCGCGGCGGCAACATCACCCGGTCCGCCGACTTCACCTTCGTCACCGCGGCGCCCGCCGATACGACGCCGCCGTCGAACGTGCAGAACCTGCGGCGCGGCGACACGACTCCTTAGGTTTCGGCTCCTCCCTCCTCCGCACCCCCGCCGCGATCGTCGCGGCGGGGGTTTTCGTTTGGGGAGGCGTCAAGTCCCCTGGGCCATTTTTTCCGGGGCGTCATGCGCATCCCCTTTCCATGAGCGCAAGGAATACCCCTGACACAACCCCTGTTCACCAATAGGTAGTGGTCAGGGGGAATCTCTGGAAACCCTTGTGCACACCGCAATTTGGAGAGGGATCGGAAAAGGGGTGGGCGGAGAATCGGCCCTATAATAATGTGGAGTCTTGGACTTGGTGGCGCGGTCCACTTCTCCGTCCACACCAAGGATCGG carries:
- a CDS encoding fibronectin type III domain-containing protein; this encodes MKPSLRNMAVGTASIVLVALFFAVSPLWAGSATLSWDPVADPDLAGYRVYWGTSPGNYPNNADAGNATTYTIPSLTDCTVYYFAVKAYDQAGNLSAAFSNELSGMAKPTVTAVAPNSAMQNASGVSLTLTGTNFRTGATVSFSGTGITVNSSNVASCTSATINISIAASAPTGARDVVFRNSDLSTGTGTGLFTVNLADLTAPTFSAVASSGVTTTGATITWTTNEASTTQVAYRVQGGGSFTSTTVNSSLVTSHSVTLSGLTGGTIYEYHVVSTDAAGNTGTSTPDQTFTTRTFDYITLEAESGTITAPMISKNDFDTPLAFNGNYIWTPAGTGTNTNGSPTGKATYNVTVANSGSYTLWVRMYAATANNDSFWQSIDASSKTALTAGNLGVWVWTRGASYTLTAGNHSLVLGHRDEQTRADRIILTDDAAFTPTATPIDSTPAVISAVASGSLTTTGATITWTTNEPADSQVEFGTSVSYGSSTTLNPSLLLSHSVVLTGLNSATTYHYRVISVDRGGNITRSADFTFVTAAPADTTPPSNVQNLRRGDTTP